The nucleotide sequence TACTGACTTGTTTTCTTTGTCACTTGTATTTTCCGTATGCAAAGATACATCAATTCCAACAATTTTATCATAAAACTGCTGTAATTTTTCTAAACGAATGTTTATAAAATCGACCAATTTTCGATCAATATTAAAATTAACCGCCTGAACATTTACTTTCATAAAAACTATATTTTAGAGGTTCATAATAAATCTTCTTCAGAATTAAATCGCGGATGTGCCTTACTGTACATTTTTTTTAACTCTGCCAAACTGGTGTGCGTATAAATCTGGGTTGACGATAAACTTGAATGCCCCAGCAATTCTTTAATTGTATTTAAATTAGCACCTGCGTTTAGCATATGTGTAGCAAATGTATGGCGTAACACATGCGGACTTTTTTTCCCTTTAGAAGTTACACCCCTAAAATAATTATTTATTAAACGATATACAAATGTTTGGTTTAAATTTTTACTGTTTTTTAACAAAAAGATATTCTTGCCATAACTATCACCAAATTGTAACTTGCGCTTATCGATAAATTCCGTTAAAATAGCTGCTACCGAAGTTAATATTGGCACAATGCGTTCTTTTGATCTTTTACCCAAAACTTTAATTTCTAACCTATTTAAGTCAACATCGTGCAACTGTAAATTAATCAATTCGCTTTTACGGATTCCTAACGTATAAAAAAGTACAATGACTACGTAGTTTTGCAGCCCGAAATAATCATCGTCAAAATCGGTGCGTTCTATCTTCTTCATTTCATCTTCAGAAAAAGGTACCTGTAACACTTTTTTTATTCGCAATGCTTTATGTGCTTGTAAAGGATAACTGCTTATTGTTTTGGTTATGTATAAAAATTTAAAGTAACTTTTTAACGAGGCTATTTTACGATTTATAGAATTGTTGCTCATTTTTTGCGATGATAATGACACAATCCAGTTTCTGATGTGCTGATAAACGATCTCATTTACAGCAGAAATATCTTTTGCAGTAAAATTTAAAAACGATTCTACATCGTTCACATACGCATTTACGGTATGCAGCGAAAAATGTTTTTCTTTTAAAAGATAGTCGTAATAAGGTTTTATAAATTTTTCCATAAAAAAATCGCTAACCAAAGTTACCTTTAATTAGCGATTTAAAAAATTTATTTTAGAAGATACTACTAGAATTCTACAGCATCTCTTAATCCTTGAACGTATTGTGCTTTTTGTAATTGTGCACGTTTTGTTATAGAAGGTTTCGTAAAGTTTTTACGAGATCTTAATTGACGTAACGTTCCTGTTTTGTCAAATTTTCTTTTGTAACGTTTTAACGCTCTATCAATATTTTCTCCGTCTTTAATTGGAATGATCAACATAATTTATACACCTCCTTTCATTATGGGTGCAAAAGTAGAAATAATTTTTTAATTACGAATGATTAATTTGGAATTATTTCTTTCCATTTGAATAATAAGAGTTTTTCAAAAGCAAAAACTCTTTACTTTCTTCAATCAAATCGACTTTTAAATCATGAAATTTTTGATATTCAGTTTTCTCGAGAGATTTATCTATTATAACATTAAAATTTTCTGGATCGATACATAACAAACCTCTATCAAATAAAATATGTAAATCAGTCCTTAACAATATTCCGTTCGCTATATTATTTTGC is from Flavobacterium dauae and encodes:
- the hpf gene encoding ribosome hibernation-promoting factor, HPF/YfiA family; translated protein: MKVNVQAVNFNIDRKLVDFINIRLEKLQQFYDKIVGIDVSLHTENTSDKENKSVDIIVRIPGDDLVVKKTAKSFEEAADMGAEALERLLVKRKEKVKAH
- a CDS encoding tyrosine-type recombinase/integrase — encoded protein: MEKFIKPYYDYLLKEKHFSLHTVNAYVNDVESFLNFTAKDISAVNEIVYQHIRNWIVSLSSQKMSNNSINRKIASLKSYFKFLYITKTISSYPLQAHKALRIKKVLQVPFSEDEMKKIERTDFDDDYFGLQNYVVIVLFYTLGIRKSELINLQLHDVDLNRLEIKVLGKRSKERIVPILTSVAAILTEFIDKRKLQFGDSYGKNIFLLKNSKNLNQTFVYRLINNYFRGVTSKGKKSPHVLRHTFATHMLNAGANLNTIKELLGHSSLSSTQIYTHTSLAELKKMYSKAHPRFNSEEDLL
- the rpsU gene encoding 30S ribosomal protein S21 → MLIIPIKDGENIDRALKRYKRKFDKTGTLRQLRSRKNFTKPSITKRAQLQKAQYVQGLRDAVEF